A genomic window from Anthonomus grandis grandis chromosome 2, icAntGran1.3, whole genome shotgun sequence includes:
- the LOC126750075 gene encoding uncharacterized protein K02A2.6-like: MYHDELCHIGVDKTISKIREQFWFPRMNAFVRKYISHCLNCVSNKKLPGPKQGFLHSIDKKPIPFHIIHADCVGPFKTTSDGYKHILLLMDGFTKYIFLIPLKSLTGVEMRDKLELYLTLFGTPSLIITDRGTNFTDKNVTQLIKSFKIEHHLVATGASRANGQVERYVATVTTMLRAEINNGSEWTRAVPKIQLTLNSSIQKSTGFSPLRLLIGVNANNAPIQGLIDSIGGGVHCNLDIASDRALAYSRLQQNAAAQKKRFDEHRRNNHTFLMNDFVFVPKSNARAAKLEPEFRGPYKIVEILPGDRFKVENKRFKRGPLIIAKDHLKLWPGEWTDEFVSENENENETQQ, encoded by the exons ATGTATCATGATGAACTTTGTCATATTGGGGTGGATAAAACAATAAGCAAAATTAGAGAGCAATTTTGGTTTCCTCGAATGAACGCTTTCGTACGAAAATACATTTCACATTGCTTAAACTGTGTCTCTAATAAAAAGTTACCTGGCCCTAAGCAAGGTTTTCTTCACTCAATCGATAAGAAACCAATTCCTTTCCATATAATTCACGCAGATTGTGTTGGACCCTTTAAGACTACGTCTGACGGTTACAAACACATTTTGTTACTTATGGATGGCTTCaccaaatacattttcttaattcctTTAAAGTCATTAACTGGTGTCGAAATGCGTGATAAATTAGAATtgtatttaactttatttgGAACGCCTTCGTTAATAATAACTGACAGGGGCACAAATTTTACGGATAAAAATGTAACACAGTtgataaaatcttttaaaatagagCACCACTTGGTAGCAACAGGAGCGTCAAGAGCAAACGGACAGGTAGAGCGATATGTGGCTACTGTTACTACTATGCTCAGAGCGGAAATAAACAACGGGTCAGAATGGACGAGAGCAGTTCCAAAAATACAGCTTACTTTAAACAGTTCTATACAAAAATCTACAGGGTTTTCACCATTAAGATTACTAATAGGTGTCAACGCAAATAACGCTCCTATACAGGGATTAATTGACTCTATAGGTGGAGGGGTTCATTGTAATCTTGATATTGCTAGTGATAGAGCTCTTGCATACAGCAGGCTACAGCAAAATGCGGCTGCTCAGAAGAAAAGGTTTGACGAACATCGCCGTAATAACCATACATTTCTAATGAACGATTTTGTATTCGTTCCAAAATCAAACGCGAGGGCAGCAAAATTAGAGCCTGAATTTCGAGGCCCCTACAAGATTGTTGAAATCTTACCTGGTGATCGATTTAAAGTCGAGAATAAGCGTTTTAAACGCGGTCCCCTGATAATCGCCAAAGATCATCTCAAACTTTGGCCTGGAGAGTGGACTGATGAATTTGTTTCTGAGAACGAAAATG AAAATGAGACCCAACAGTAG